The region CGTACTCGCCAAGTAACTCAGCGGGGATGTGCCTCGGAACTCCTCCACCCTTGCCACCAGGGTAGGTCAGAGCGAGAACTTCTACCCGGAGTCGTAAAAGTGCCGACGAGCATGAGCTCCCGGATCTTCGCGCACAGTGCATCTTGCCGACGACACAACATCAAGCGGGGAAGTGACGGGACCTCGAAGTCCGTCGGCCTAACTGGCATCACACAAACTATAAGCTGGTGCCCTATGCCTCGCGTCGTTTTAACAACGTAAAACTCGATAATTACTCACCGCAAAGCCAACTCCAGGAATCAGCGTACCTAAGGTACGGGCGAATCTCTGCTCAACACCCATGATGGTCGAAGGCCCTCGACGACGTAATGTCTGCCTTCGAGAAGAGAGCCAGTGCGGCTGAGTGACCAATATGGGCGCGAAACAGACTCAGCGGGCTGAAAGGGGATCGTCCGCTTGGGGACGCGATAAGGCAATTCCGGCCATTCCTTCGGCATCGTTCGTTGAACCGATAGGGCTCAGACTTGCCCGTTACGTCTCGCCAGCGTTGCGCCAATAGTCGATATCATATGCTGAGCAAAACGAAGACACGTCGCGGAGGTACCGTCGCGGGATCAATTTGAAAGCGTACTGCCGTCACTCCAGTGGATTTCAATGACCATATGGCGCATGAGTGAAGTGTGAGCTGTCGCCGTACCGTCGGAACAGCTCGCCGCCTTTACCGCAGCGCAATTGCAAGCCCGCTCAGGTCGAGATTTGCAATCAAACCGATTTGTCGGCCTTCCAATTGCAAGACGGCGCCCTTGTCGTTGGCAAGTTGGATCAACCGTGCGCCAATCCCAACCGCGGCGCCGGCCCCGGCGGCGACATAGACTCCGGCGACGTCCGACGGCCTGCGAATGTTGATGACCCGGCCAACCAAGGTCGTCTGCGACAGACCGAAGACGAGGCCAGCGTCTACACCGCCGACCGACAATCGGTATCGCCGTCCGTGAAAGATCAGCGTGCCCCATCCTCCGTTCGCGCCGATGAACCAACCGCCCTTCACCACCGAAATGCGGACAATGCCGCTGTCAGCAGAGGCCCCGGATGAAATGCTCGCGCCAACCATAGCGACCAACGCGATAAGGCTGACACGGGCTCGGTGAGCAATTTGCATGTTGGAGTTCTCCCGGAAACCCTTGGGCGCAGCTCGGCAGCCTTAATCGGACTCCCCAGATGCCCCCGAACCGACGTGAATTGTAGACGTTCTCTGCGCTGATTGGAAGCGCGACCCGAGCCGAAACGGCTCATTGCCTGCTTCAACCTGGAGGCGGCCTTACCACGGCCCACGAGATCGGGGTACGACTTTGAAAAATCATGCGGTGACCCCTATAATGCGTAAAGCTGTGCTCGAGAGGAAGCTTTCATGTTCTCGTCCAACATCCCGATCAGTTCGGAAGGCGGCGACAATAGTTTCCAGAATAATGTTCCCGACCCCGTGACCTCGGGCACGGAGCTGCCAACCTTCAAATTCGAGCTGGAAAAATCCGAGGGGCGTGTGAGCTACGGCAGCTATGGCAAGGAGGCCACGGTGGTCCAATTGCCGATATCGAAGGCTCTTGCCGGCGTCTCGATGCGCATGGAGCCTGGGGTGATGCGCGAGCTGCATTGGCATGCCACGGCGGCGGAGTGGGCATTTGTCACGGAAGGATCCGTGCGCACCACGGTGATCGACCCGCAGGGCTGCTCCGAGACCAATGACTTTGGTCCGGGTGACATCTGGTATTTTCCGCGCGGTCACGCGCATGTCATCGAGACCTTGGGCGATACGCCGTGCCACTTCATCCTTGTCTTCGACAATGGATATTTTTCCGAATTCGGCACCTTCAGCATCACCGATTGGCTCGGCCATGCGCCCAAGGAATTGCTCGCCAAAAATTTCGGCGTTCCGGCTTCGACCTTCGAAAGTTTCCCCAAGAACGAGGTCTATTTCGCCAAGGGGAAAATCCCGCCGGCCGTCCCCTCCGTTCCTCTGCAAGGTTGGAAGGCGCCGCCGCTCACCCACAAATATAGTCTCCTCTCCCAGAAGCCGTATGAAATTTTCAACGGGGGTATTGAGTGGCGTGTCGATGGCTCGCAGTTTCCCATTTCCACCACCATGACAGGGGTCGTGCTGGAGATGGAACCGGGCGCTCTGCGAGAACTTCATTGGCATCCGAATGCCTCGGAGTGGCAATATGTGCTCAGCGGCAATTTCAACGTGACGCTCTTTGGCTCGAAAGGACGCTGGCGGCAGGAGACTCTGAGCAAGGGCGATGTCGGCTATATTCCGCAGGGGTTCGGCCATTCGATTGAAAACGTCGGGCAAGACGAGGCCCGTATCCTCATCGTTTTCAACAACGGCCATTACCAGACGATCGATCTGTCGCAATGGATTGCCGGAAATCCCCTCGACGTCCTCGCCACCAATTTCTCGCAAGAGGCGGCGGTCTTTGATAAATTCCCGCGCAAGGATGTCTTCATCACGAAATAGCCGCATTGCCATAAGGGCTACAATTACTGACTTCAAGCCTGAGACCTGGAACCCGCATGAAATCCTTCAATTTTCAACGCGCTCCAATTTTTGCAAAAAATGGCATGGCTTGTTCGAGCCAGCCTCTCGCTGCAGCCGTCGGCAGAGACATACTCAGGGCAGGAGGAAATGCTGTGGATGCCGCAGTCGCGATGGCCGCAATGGTCAATATAACCGAGCCCATGATGAATGGGCTCGGTGGCGATTGCATGATGCTCGTACATTGGAATGGCGCGTTTTTTGGGCTTAATGGCAGTGGTCGTGCGGGTTCCCGCCTGACCATCGACAATCTTTGCGCCGCAGGTTTTTCTTCTATGCCTAAGGCTGGTGCTGCGACCGTCACTGTCCCCGGCGCACTCGATGCCTACCTTGCACTGCACGACCGATTTGGGTCCATGGACCTTTCCGCGCTTGTTGAGCCTGCGGCAGCCTATGCCGAGGATGGCTTTGCGGTGAGCGCGAAGGTAAGCCAGGCGTGGAAGTGGGGGGCGTCGAAACTCCAGCGTTTCTCGCCCGACGCGAGCCCTTACTTGCCGGGAGGTGAGGCACCGAAGGCCGGGCAGATTTTCCAACACAAAGACCTCGCGCGCACGTGGCGCTTGATTGCAAAGGGAGGTCGCGCTGCGTTTTACGGAGGCGAGGTTCGAGATCGCGTCCTCGACGCGTTGCAGAAGGCCGGAGGCTATTTGGAAATTGAGGACTTTGATCAGGTGCAAGCCGAGTGGGTCGAGCCAATCCGCGCCAGCTACCGGGGCCATACCATTTTGGAGCTCCCGCCAAATGGCCAAGGCATCGTGGCCCTCATGGCTTTAGGTATTCTTGAAGGCTTCGATTTGACGGGCCTTTTCAATGAGAATGAGGCTCAGGCCGGCCATTTGATAATCGAGGCCATCAAGCTGTGCTTTGCCGATGCGGAAAGGTACGTTGCCGATCCTCGCTTCGTAGAGATACCCGTGGAACGTCTCCTCTCGGCAGAGTACCTCGGGGGGCGTCGCGGCCTGATCGAGCGAGATCGTGCGCTCGATAATCCTCCTGCGGGCCGAGTCTATGGAGACACGACGTACCTCACGGTCGTCGATCGCGATCGCAATGCTGTTTCCCTGATTACAAGCATTTCCGACGTGTTCGGGTCCGGCATCATCGTTCCTGGAACCGGGATCATCCTCCACAATCGCGGGGCTGATTTTGAGATGAATGCAGCCCATCCGAATCATGCCGCTCCTGGCAAGCGTGTACGCCACACGATTATTCCCTCAATGATGCTTGCGCCCGATGGTTCACTAAAGCTGAGTTTTGGCTGTATGGGTGCTAATATGCAACCTCAGGGACAGGTTCAGATCCTCGTCAATATCCTTGACCGCGGAATGAATCTGCAGCAGGCGGTGGATGCTCCGCGCGTGCGAGTGCTCGATGGTCATCGAATCTCCATCGAGCAGCATCCCGATTCAAATTTTGCCGACGAACTCAAGGCTCTTGGACACGACATCGTCATAGGCGAGGAAATTCCCGCGGATTGGATGCTGCCTCACGATTTCATGAGGTCCTTCGAGGGTAGCGCCCAGGCCATCGCTATTGATGGCGAATCCTTGTGTGGCGCCTCCGACCCTCGCCTCGATGGAATCGCAGTATCTTGGTAACCGTTGCCGACTTGTTCGAGAGTCGGCGTGATGCCGTCGGCAACCTTCCGCCCTTGCACCAGATCTTCCTGATCAAATGGCTCCAGTCGTACGCATCGTGGATAACGACGTATAGATCGAAATGATGCACTGGGAATGCCGGGGTCGCTGCCATATGGCGGCGCTCTGGTGACGGACATCCGCACTCTAAAAGCCCCGCATTAGGGGCGCTGGCTCGGGCCTGAAAGCCGCAGCATTGGAGCAAAAATGACAACTTCCCACCCATCATTGCCGTGAACACCCTTAGGGTGGACGTCCGTTCTGGAGAAGCGGCAATGGTCGGTTGGACGGCCCAAATTGGCGCGAACGGGCCGAACGCGAATGCCAATTCGGGCCGGAAGCGGAATGGCAGCTTCCGGATAGGAAGTGAAAGCGGACGTCCCGTAGCACAACTCAGACGGCAAACTTCGATCCAACTACGTCGCTCAGGCGCTGATCAGCTCGTTCCGAAAGCAGTCGCAGCGCGGACAAACCGACCGGCGGTAGAGCGCCCAGATTGGTCACTCAGCCGCACTGGCTCTCTTCTCGAAAGCAGACATTACGTCGGCGAGGGCCTTCGACCATCACGGGTGGAAAGCGGCCATTTGCTCAACCCTGTTGAACGACGCCAGTGCGCCAATTGTAGCTTCTCGCCTCGCCGAGAAATCGCGAGCGAACTCCTGAAAGTGTCAACAATGCAATCTAATAAATTCGACGGTCATCAAAGTCACGGCTCGGCTCACGAGTTTTGTGTTAGCCCGGAGACGGCGATGAGCAGGATCGCTCCCAAAGCCAGGCCTACGACGCCAAGGGCGGAGAATACAAAGACTTGCCAACCCTTGAGATACTTGCGCTCGGGATCGTTGAAGAAATCGGTGAGTTCCTTGTTGATCGGGATCACGGGCAAGAGCTGCGCCAGGCTGGCGCAGGTACACCAGATTGCTCCACGGTTTTTCGCCGCCGGAACGGTCGACCAAAGCAGCGCGACGCCACCAAGCCAGAAGGCAAGCACCCAGGGTATAACTTTGAAAGTATGTGAGCCCAAGCCATAGCCGGCCACGGAGCCGAGCACGGTCTGAAGAATGCAGGAGCCCAGCCGGCCTTCCTCGCACGCCATCTCGCGTTCCCGCTCGCGGCGAAGATAGCGGATATCGTCGGCGGCATCACGGTCGCCTGCATTCGTGAAGGCGATCGCAAGTTGCGAGTAGATAGCCGGACTGTGGTGGGGATCGCGCCTTGCCCAATTGTCCCACCATTTCGCTTCCTGATCGTGCCCTTGCGGTCTGGTGTCTCCATCGATTCCGCCAAGGCGACCGAAAGTGAGGCCTTCGAGAAAAAGCTGACCCTTCGCAGGCCAGTCGTTCATCGCATCCATCCGGCTGCCGATATGCACGTTATGCAAGTTCAAAGCGCCGTGTTTGCAGTCATTTCCGTTGCAGAGAGAGGAGTCATGTGCGCCCCCAAGTTTCAGGTCGGCGGCAATCGACGCGCCTGATAGATCAAGTCCCGCCAGACCGGCGCCACTGAGGTCGAGACTGCCGCCGATATGGGCCAGGCCCATATTGACCTGATCGGCGAAACGGCTATCGGGCATGTTCATATTGCCGCCCGCCTGCAAGAAGGACGCGTCCATAGCGCCCTCGAAGCTGGCGTCCGGTATTAGGATATTTCCCTCCACCTTGGAGCCCGTCAGAAACACCTGTTTGAATTTGACCTTGTTTGCCTTGTACTCCGATGGAGCTCCGGCGAGACGGGCGAAGTGCTCTAAACTTTCGGCGGTCTGCGATCCCATTCCTAGATTGCCACCGACTTTTAACAAGCCGGCGAACAACGGCCCATCGAAACTGGCGCCGATCATTAAGATATTTCCCGCAATCGTTGCGCCATTGATATCCACAGTCTTGAAACTAGAACCCCGCCACCGGTCGGATTGCATGAGCAGATTGCCGTCAACATGCAGGGTTTCGCCATGTAGTGCGCCCTCGAAATCGGCGCCGCTCATGTCGAGCTTTCCCTTGATTTTCGCGCCGGTGAGATTCACCTCGTCGAAGGTAGTCCTATTGTCCGCGTCGGATTGCATCGAGAGATCGCCGCCGACTTCTATGGAGGACGCGTTCAGCGTGCCATCGAAATGAGCGCCAGTCATGCTAACTTCTTGATTGATCCTCGCGCCGCTCAGAATCACACTCTTTAAGCTCGTCGTGTTTTGAGCCAAGGATCCCATGAACAGAGCGCCGCCGACCTGCAACAAACTGGCGTCCAGCGCCCCATCGAAACTGGCGCCGATGATGGAGACATTTCCCGCGATCCTCGCGCCGACAAGAGACATTCCCTTCTGGAAGCTGGTCTTGTTTGGTGGCAGGGAAGCCATCAACAGATTGCCGCCAACCTCCAGGGCGGCGGCATTCAGCACCTCATTGAAGCTCGCACCGGGCATCATGAGTTGTCCATTGACTTTCGCGCCGCTAAGACTCACCGAACTCTTAAAGCTGGCGCCGTTTAAAACAAGTTGTCCCGCGATCCGCACGCTGCCGAGACTCACCGCACTCTGGAAAACGGCGCCATTGCGGAGATTCAAATCGCTGTCGGAATGCAAACCGTCCGCCAACAATTCGCCGCTCATCAGCGAGTCGTCGAGCTCGATTAGACTGTTGGTCTGCACGCGTGTCAGATCGATTTTGCCTTCAATGCGGCTGCCGTCGATCAGAATTGCCCGAATGAGGCTCGTATCCGTAAGATCGAGATTCCCGACAATCCGGGCACCTCCGATTCCGATGCCTCCCAAGGGGGTTGCCTCCCGCCAAGGGGCTCGCGTCAACAAATCCTGCAGAAAGCGGGCAGAGAGTTTGCGGCAGCCGTCTTGCCAGCGCGGATCCTTCTCGTCCCTGGGATCGATTATAGGCGTGCGACAGTGAGCGTTGAAGTCGGCCGCTTCACCCCGCTTGATCTGTGACCAAGCCCACCCCTCGGCGGTTCCGGGGTCGTCATAGAGCTCACGCGCCACAGTTGCGTCGAGCGAGACCAGCGACAGCCCCAGAAGCGAATATGAGCAAACTAATAACGCGCCGGCCGTGCCACGCATTTTCCGCATAAGTTATTTGTCCTGACGGAACGCGGATCTATTGTTAGCCTAAACCCACCCATGGGCTTCGTCAAAGTCGCGATAGAGCGAGAACTTTTGCAAAAGGGATTTGCTATGCGGCGCTTGATGGTCGCCCTTTGGGTCCGAATCAGCTATTGAGTACCCGGTCGCCGGATGACCGCTCCTGGCGCTCAACGTAAGTGCCAGCACGGCTCGCGTCCGTCAGCTTTCCGACTCAGTACGGAAAACATAAGTGCGTAGCGTTAAAGTTCGACTCAGAGTTCTAGATGACAGGAATTGCCTGCGGAAATTCACCCGATGATTCTTGCATTCGTCCTCGTAGCCGGATGGTAAGAATCTGGCCGAGCGCGAAGAGCAGTTTGCGCGCCAGGGGCAGGCTGCTCTGCTCGAATGCCGGACCAACACACGCGTCCAGAGCACAGCTTAAGATGTCCAGTCTTCTTTCGGCATCAAACGTCGCTTTCACCCTCGAAGACCTATGGCAAAAACGTTGCCGTCGGGCTGCTCTCCTTCTCGCTCACAGAAGGTCGACGAGGGGGGCTCGTCATCAACGCGAAGCTTTTTAGCGAAGGTGGGGTACCTTGGATGGGTCATGATTTGGAGGCTGATATGGGCTCCAATACGAAGGAAACGAATGTGGGTGTGAGCCCGTACTTTGTGGCTGTTACATTCCTCTTGTGAGAGGAGTTTTAGGAACGTGGACGATGACCATTCACCGTTGCGCGCTACATCTGTTTGGATGTAGCGCTCGGTACAACTTTTGCCTCAATGTTGGTGTTTCTTTTGAGATTGGTATTTAGGAGAGAGTGATGGCGCACTTTCGATTTGAACCGCCTCGGATTAATACAGACGAAGCGAAACAACGTGGTGCCTACTGCCACGAATGTCTTTCGCGGTTCAATGCAAGCGAAGCGCGATATCGATATGGCACTAAGCATTTCCACAAGGAGTGTGCCAGGAAATGGCTGCAGCGAGAGATGGCTCAGTGCGGATAGTTCTTTAGGCGGCCATCGAAAGACCGGCCGCTTTGTTTGGAAATTATCGCGGAGTCGTCTAACGGCAGGACAAGGCGTCTTAGACGCTTGTATTGGGGTTCGATTCCCTACTCCGCACCAACTATTTGCAGAAAATTTTTGGCCTATCCCTCACAAGTGCCGGTCCGCAATGCCGCGTCACTGCGTCTGCTCCCCCCTTGTTCTGTCGGCAAACCAGCCATTGGCGCCGCAAATGCGTCGCTGGTCACTACGGACACGCTGCGGGCTGCGTTCCACCGGACTTCGGCTGCGTCACAGACGCCGCACAGAAATAGGCACAGGAGAAACTCGCCAGGGTCGTGCCAAACGCTTCTCGTCGATGATACGACAAAGTTATCTTCAATCTTGCTAAGTCGGCTTAAAGAGTATTGAGGAAATTGACCAAGTCTGTTTTCTGTTGGTCCGTGAAACCGATGCTAAACCGCTTGTCATAAAAGTTCACGGCATCGATCAGTGTGGCGGCGGAGCCGTTGTGGAAATAGGGCGCACGGGCAGCTATCCCCCGTAGGATGGGTCCCTTGAGCCTGCCGATGTCCTGACACTTCCCCGAAATCAACGCTTTTCCTGGATCAGTGACGGTATAAATATTTCCCGCAAGCGGACCTCGCTTGCAGGTAAGCGTGAAAACCGGCAGTCCCGATATGTCGAGCGCTGGAGGACTTTTGACGCCCGCATCGGCGATGCCAATGTTCAAAGGTGCTTTGACCGAATGATCGCCGACATTGGGTGCGTCGTGACACGTACCGCAAAATCCCTGGATGACTGGCGTGTTCAGATCGTCGTTCAGGCCCGCGACTCCGGTGATATTGATTTTTATGGTGTTGAATATTTTCTCACCACGGGCGACCGACTTGCGAGCTTCCGTGTCGCTATCCAATCCGCCCCGCAGTGTTAACCAAGGCTTGTAGAGGTTGAAAATATTGGGGTCGAAGGGCGAGCCCGTGGGATTCATTCCCAGCGGATCGTTGATTCCGATAAAGAATTTCTGTACCGACAGTGCGGCAGGGCCGCCTGTGGCGCCGCGAGTATTCAAATCATGGGCCTGCGCGTCGAAGCTTTGAGCAACAAAAACGCCGGTTTCGAAGGCCACCATCCGCGCTTGCTGAGCCGTCGTCGGCGCGGCGTTTGCCTGCGCATGGATAAGTGTGGCGTCCATGGATTGAGAAGCCAGGCTCGGCTCGCGTCCATCCCACATGAACGTGGAAAGAAAGCCGAGATTGGCCGATGGAAGCGGACGCCGGTAAATGGACACCAGCCCGGTCGTTGGTGTCGTCAGCATCGTGCAATGGTAAGGATCGTCGACTGATGTGACCTCAAACTGCAGTATCGCCGCCGCCGGCAGCGGCAGGCCAATCCGGATTAGACCTTTTTCGAGCAGCAGTTTATAGGACTGGCTCTTGGCCGCGAGCGAAGAGACATCGTCGGTTGGGCAGGAAGCACCGTCGATCAAACGGAAAATCGGATCGGCGCCCGCGCTAGAATCAAACCGTTTGCGAACGCTGGCCGCGCTGACGGTCCACCCATTCTGGGGCTGATGACAGGTAAAGCAGGTGCGCCCATTCGTCCCTAAATTCTGAAAAAATGGGTTTAATGCCGTAAATGTGGGACCGCCGGGCTGGAGGGTTGCGACCTTGCCGTTGGGATCGGCATCGACTTCGGACCTCGGAATGATGGCCGGTGTCGGTTGCGAGCCATGGTCGGCATCTTGATGAATGCGCATCTTCTGCGCGTGCTCGATCGCGCCTGGCGCCCACGCTCGTGCTCCCAGTGTATCGGTGCTGACGGCATTTTGTGCAGAGGCCGGGCAGCCGATGACCAGGGACAGGCTGATGGCAAGTCCCGTGGCGATAACGACCGCCGACTTAGGTATAGACGTTACAACAGTAGCTAAAGGCAATCCTTTTTGCATTGTTTCCTCCCCCTAACGAAGTTGCGGTTGCAGGTCTGTACAGGCCTGTACTTCGTTCACGAGTCCTCCGCGTAGCCCAGTCCTTTCACGTCTAGATCGCGTTGAGGCTTTGGTTTAAATTGTCACGAAATCGTTTCCGGCGCGCCCCCTTATCAGGGGACGCCAGAGCCCGCGCCGATGGCTTGGAATTCGGACGATCGATTGGAATACGCCGCCGCCTACCGACGTGATGGCAACAATCGGAGACCGCGCAGGGTCAGCTTGCGCCAAAGCTTATTTCCGCTTTGGGTCGAACCTTACCATTCAACACGTGCCCGCTGATCGACCGCTTCCTTGGGGCGAGAGCCCGAGAGTAAACCGACCGCTTCCGGCCCGTCGCGAAGCGGGCTGGTGGCCTTCGTCCGATAAGTCCACTTCAATTGCAATTTTCCTTTGCGTAGCTGCCAAATTGCGCCTTCAGGTAGACTGCGCTTTGGGGTGTACAACGGCTAAGAAGACACTGACGCTGCATCTTGGAAAGACGAGTATCGAGGCGTTCGAGGATGTCTTTTCCGAGGAAGCCTCACTCAAACTCAGACATCAGTCGACCAGGAGGGTGGACGATCTAAACTTCGGTGATGGCGCTCGCCTCTATGTATTCGTTAGAGATAATCACACGCCGAAGTGGCTCACGGAAGTAAGACGCCACTTTGATGTGCAGGGCCATTTAGCGACCAGTTCGGCTGCTGGCGGTCTACTTTTTTGGACAGTCAATCGCCTGTTTGCATCTACATTTGCGCACGGTTGGATGTACTTGCTCGTCTCGCCTTGCTCCCAAGAGCGGAACCTGTGTCGGGCGAATGCCAATTCCCGCGCGAGCATTTACCGCGCCTATCTGTCCGCTTCCCCAAAGTGGCGTTGTTCCTGCTCAAGGGTGATTGCAACGATTTGCTGATTCGAGGTGTTAAACTTCAGAAAGGACCTCGCACATCAAGCGAATGGGGCCAATTATGCATCTGTGCTTGCGGATTTGCGTGGTCCTCGCCGTCGGCTGGGTTTTGCGAGCGCAGGCAGCTCCTTTCGTCCCGGAATCCGATAGTCAGATCCTTGAACGGTTGCCATTTACAGCGAGCGATCCAGCGATTCGCGTTCTCCGCGCCTTGAACGCCCGCCTAAAGGATGAGCCGAACAATTTGCCCCTCGCGCTTCGCGTCGCCCGCGGCTACCTGGAGTTGAGCCGCGCTACGAGCGATCCGCGTTACGCCGGATACGCACAAGCAGCGCTCGCCCAGTGGTGGGCACTCCCGCATGCACCGAAGGAAGTGCTCATCCTGCGCGCCACATTGCGTCAGCGCGCGCACCAGTTCGACGCTGCCTTGGTAGATTTGGCAACGGTTCTGGAAAACGACCCCCGCAATGCCCAGGCGCGGCTCATACGAGCAACAGTACTGCAAGTGGTGGGCAATTATCCTGGCGCCCGAGACGAATGCCTCGCACTTCGGAAGCTGACGCAGGAACTGGTGTGGACTGCCTGTCTCGCAAGCGTAAATGGGGCCACCGGACATTTGCGGCAAAGCTACGATGAATTGTTGACTACGCTCGATCAGTTCCCCGACAGCCAGCGGCAGCTTCGAAGCTGGGTTCTGACCAGTCTGGCCGAAATGTCAGCGCGCGCTGACATGGCTGGGCCAGCGGAAGCGCATTTTCGTGACACCTCCACCATCGACGCCACGGACGCATACCTTCTCGGGGCCTATGCCGACTTCCTGCTAGACCATCACCGGCCACGCGAGGTTTTGCAATTGTTGCGCGATCACACTCGCGCGGACCCTCTCCTGTTGCGCTACGCGCTTGCCTTGCAAGCCGAAGGATCACCTGAACTGCCAGCTCAAGTAGAGCAGCTGCGTGATCGCTTCACTGGGCAGCGTGCCGAGACGTTCTATATCGATCTTGGCGC is a window of Methylocapsa sp. D3K7 DNA encoding:
- a CDS encoding cupin domain-containing protein — encoded protein: MFSSNIPISSEGGDNSFQNNVPDPVTSGTELPTFKFELEKSEGRVSYGSYGKEATVVQLPISKALAGVSMRMEPGVMRELHWHATAAEWAFVTEGSVRTTVIDPQGCSETNDFGPGDIWYFPRGHAHVIETLGDTPCHFILVFDNGYFSEFGTFSITDWLGHAPKELLAKNFGVPASTFESFPKNEVYFAKGKIPPAVPSVPLQGWKAPPLTHKYSLLSQKPYEIFNGGIEWRVDGSQFPISTTMTGVVLEMEPGALRELHWHPNASEWQYVLSGNFNVTLFGSKGRWRQETLSKGDVGYIPQGFGHSIENVGQDEARILIVFNNGHYQTIDLSQWIAGNPLDVLATNFSQEAAVFDKFPRKDVFITK
- the ggt gene encoding gamma-glutamyltransferase yields the protein MACSSQPLAAAVGRDILRAGGNAVDAAVAMAAMVNITEPMMNGLGGDCMMLVHWNGAFFGLNGSGRAGSRLTIDNLCAAGFSSMPKAGAATVTVPGALDAYLALHDRFGSMDLSALVEPAAAYAEDGFAVSAKVSQAWKWGASKLQRFSPDASPYLPGGEAPKAGQIFQHKDLARTWRLIAKGGRAAFYGGEVRDRVLDALQKAGGYLEIEDFDQVQAEWVEPIRASYRGHTILELPPNGQGIVALMALGILEGFDLTGLFNENEAQAGHLIIEAIKLCFADAERYVADPRFVEIPVERLLSAEYLGGRRGLIERDRALDNPPAGRVYGDTTYLTVVDRDRNAVSLITSISDVFGSGIIVPGTGIILHNRGADFEMNAAHPNHAAPGKRVRHTIIPSMMLAPDGSLKLSFGCMGANMQPQGQVQILVNILDRGMNLQQAVDAPRVRVLDGHRISIEQHPDSNFADELKALGHDIVIGEEIPADWMLPHDFMRSFEGSAQAIAIDGESLCGASDPRLDGIAVSW
- a CDS encoding cytochrome c peroxidase, with the protein product MQKGLPLATVVTSIPKSAVVIATGLAISLSLVIGCPASAQNAVSTDTLGARAWAPGAIEHAQKMRIHQDADHGSQPTPAIIPRSEVDADPNGKVATLQPGGPTFTALNPFFQNLGTNGRTCFTCHQPQNGWTVSAASVRKRFDSSAGADPIFRLIDGASCPTDDVSSLAAKSQSYKLLLEKGLIRIGLPLPAAAILQFEVTSVDDPYHCTMLTTPTTGLVSIYRRPLPSANLGFLSTFMWDGREPSLASQSMDATLIHAQANAAPTTAQQARMVAFETGVFVAQSFDAQAHDLNTRGATGGPAALSVQKFFIGINDPLGMNPTGSPFDPNIFNLYKPWLTLRGGLDSDTEARKSVARGEKIFNTIKINITGVAGLNDDLNTPVIQGFCGTCHDAPNVGDHSVKAPLNIGIADAGVKSPPALDISGLPVFTLTCKRGPLAGNIYTVTDPGKALISGKCQDIGRLKGPILRGIAARAPYFHNGSAATLIDAVNFYDKRFSIGFTDQQKTDLVNFLNTL
- a CDS encoding DUF4331 family protein, with translation MHLCLRICVVLAVGWVLRAQAAPFVPESDSQILERLPFTASDPAIRVLRALNARLKDEPNNLPLALRVARGYLELSRATSDPRYAGYAQAALAQWWALPHAPKEVLILRATLRQRAHQFDAALVDLATVLENDPRNAQARLIRATVLQVVGNYPGARDECLALRKLTQELVWTACLASVNGATGHLRQSYDELLTTLDQFPDSQRQLRSWVLTSLAEMSARADMAGPAEAHFRDTSTIDATDAYLLGAYADFLLDHHRPREVLQLLRDHTRADPLLLRYALALQAEGSPELPAQVEQLRDRFTGQRAETFYIDLGAVFDTLNLRRYLPALTVAEDADNVNPFGVNRFSGFNISTIAIEVPITRVTSDGKTAAATINPVIGIYAETDRRVVSGLRNSFEQVSRMANPLVNELIINTPFKDKWNASEPENEANFQSFYKNPVIATELKLVFNQDIVPIDGSAANNRTDLMNILLKYPGQPLSATNCGVPCAELLRLDLRVPPTAPETQSRLGSALSADKAGWPNGRRPNDDVTDIAIRVVGGKNYIAAHIGDGVNFLAGAPGVVGTDITANGIAKIFPFLPTPYDGKNRRHVDCGETGPGGKSCGPLVP